Proteins from one Candidatus Margulisiibacteriota bacterium genomic window:
- a CDS encoding ATP-dependent helicase, whose protein sequence is MPTDILTGLNPEQAAAVTHKKGPLLIVAGAGTGKTTVITRRIAWLIAEKLAKPGEILALTFTDKAASEMEARVDMLVPYGYIDVSISTFHAFGDRILRDHALDLGLRPDYRVLSRAEQVVFFREHLFDFPLKHFLSLGDPTKHIEALIGVISRAKDEDITPEEYVEWAEAKGRHQGIKGSRAVKTSIPRSLDPSLEFEKQLEIALVYKKYQEFKAQKGFLDFGDQVSLTLKLFRQHPDILKELRNRYKYILVDEFQDTNFAQFEQLKLLAPKKANVTVVADDDQAIYRFRGAAVNNVLGFEGHYKQSRKIVLTRNYRSTQLILDTSRRLIKHNDPERLEVKAGIDKRLVAESKEAGQPVQHLHFDTASSEADWVARTIKEKFDAGNYKYRDFAILTRSNADAELFRQSLNMLSIPFVFSGGGGLYVHSEVRLAVSFLRVIGDLTDSKALYHLVVSDLYQLDPLDLQKLNTFASRRNYTLHHVFANLEKAGVPSSGFEVLSDIGEKSRKVAARLMGDINYYVDFAKDKTTGEVLYQFLKKSGYLAGLTKVQSQENEGRIRNLAKFFDKVREFKEVADHDRVSEFVKYLNILKEAGDDPESSQPDIDADAVSLLTVHKSKGLEFPVVFMVSLVADKFPVRNRRQPLDLPDGVLKEKLPASDLHVMEERRLFYVGMTRAKKELYLTSAVDYGGKRDRKVSQFVLEALDLPKADLSVVKRPPLNQLELFAPKAETPIPERVYAPDELVQLSHYQIDDYLTCPQKYKFVHLLRVPLLPNQQIIYGSALHKAVQAFFTAKKHGQKFGEKELLEVFTHNWSPEGFISRAHEEQRFAAGKGALKNFYAEQKKNSRQPAFVEEEFSINQDNIQVRGRYDLVEQMGDKTYIVDFKSSDVRTQEKADKKAKESLQLLIYALAWQKMFGKLPDRLELHFLETGLVGSLEPEEKNLEGAWEKVVKVADGIRAAYFPPKPGPIVCNYCAYSELCSASAA, encoded by the coding sequence ATGCCCACCGACATCCTAACCGGGCTCAACCCCGAACAAGCGGCCGCGGTGACCCATAAAAAGGGGCCGCTCCTGATCGTGGCCGGGGCGGGGACCGGGAAGACGACGGTCATTACCCGCCGGATCGCCTGGCTGATCGCGGAAAAACTGGCCAAGCCGGGGGAGATCCTGGCGTTGACCTTTACCGACAAAGCGGCCAGCGAAATGGAAGCACGGGTCGATATGTTGGTCCCATACGGTTACATTGATGTCTCCATTTCGACCTTTCACGCTTTTGGCGACCGGATCCTGCGCGACCATGCTCTTGACCTGGGCCTTCGGCCTGATTACCGGGTTCTCTCCCGTGCCGAACAGGTTGTCTTTTTCCGCGAACATCTTTTTGATTTTCCCTTGAAGCATTTTCTCTCTCTGGGGGACCCGACCAAACACATAGAAGCGCTTATCGGGGTGATTAGCCGGGCGAAGGACGAGGATATTACGCCGGAGGAGTATGTGGAATGGGCGGAGGCAAAGGGAAGGCATCAGGGCATCAAGGGATCAAGGGCTGTTAAGACCTCGATTCCTCGATCCCTTGATCCCTCTCTTGAGTTTGAAAAGCAACTCGAGATCGCGCTGGTTTATAAAAAATACCAGGAGTTTAAGGCGCAAAAAGGGTTTCTTGACTTTGGCGACCAGGTGTCGCTGACCCTGAAGCTGTTCCGCCAGCACCCCGATATCCTCAAAGAATTGCGTAACCGCTATAAATATATTTTAGTCGACGAATTTCAGGACACAAATTTCGCCCAGTTTGAACAGCTCAAGTTGCTTGCTCCTAAAAAAGCGAACGTCACCGTTGTGGCTGACGATGACCAGGCGATCTATCGCTTTCGCGGCGCGGCGGTTAACAACGTCCTTGGTTTTGAGGGCCATTATAAACAGAGCAGGAAGATCGTTCTGACCAGGAACTACCGCTCGACCCAGCTGATCCTCGACACCTCCCGCCGCTTGATCAAACATAACGATCCGGAGCGACTCGAGGTCAAAGCGGGGATCGATAAACGGCTGGTCGCTGAAAGTAAAGAAGCGGGCCAGCCGGTCCAGCATCTTCACTTTGATACCGCCTCTTCGGAAGCCGATTGGGTCGCCCGGACGATCAAAGAAAAGTTTGACGCCGGGAATTACAAATACCGCGATTTTGCCATCCTGACCCGCTCCAACGCCGATGCCGAGCTTTTCCGCCAGTCGCTCAATATGTTGAGTATACCGTTTGTTTTTTCCGGCGGAGGAGGATTGTATGTCCATTCAGAGGTCCGCCTGGCGGTCTCTTTTCTCCGGGTCATCGGCGACCTGACCGACTCAAAGGCGCTTTATCACCTGGTGGTCTCCGACCTTTACCAGCTTGATCCGCTCGACCTGCAGAAACTAAACACTTTTGCCAGCCGGCGCAACTACACTTTGCATCACGTTTTTGCCAACCTGGAAAAAGCGGGAGTTCCCAGCTCCGGTTTCGAGGTCCTCTCTGATATTGGGGAAAAGAGCCGGAAAGTGGCGGCCCGATTAATGGGAGATATCAACTATTACGTCGATTTTGCCAAAGACAAAACGACCGGCGAAGTCCTCTACCAGTTCTTAAAAAAATCCGGTTATCTGGCCGGCCTGACCAAGGTCCAAAGCCAGGAGAATGAGGGGCGGATCAGGAACCTGGCCAAATTTTTTGATAAGGTCCGGGAGTTCAAGGAGGTCGCCGACCACGACCGGGTCAGCGAATTTGTAAAGTACCTCAATATTCTTAAAGAGGCGGGGGATGACCCGGAATCGTCCCAGCCCGATATTGACGCCGACGCGGTCAGTCTGCTGACGGTCCATAAATCTAAAGGATTGGAGTTCCCGGTCGTTTTTATGGTTTCGCTGGTCGCCGACAAGTTCCCGGTCAGGAATCGGCGCCAGCCGCTTGACCTCCCCGATGGCGTTTTAAAAGAGAAGCTGCCGGCCTCCGACCTCCACGTCATGGAAGAGCGCCGTCTTTTTTATGTCGGGATGACCCGGGCGAAAAAAGAGCTCTACCTGACCTCGGCTGTTGATTACGGGGGAAAACGGGACCGGAAAGTCTCCCAGTTTGTCCTGGAAGCGCTCGATCTGCCGAAAGCCGATCTCTCGGTGGTTAAGCGGCCGCCCCTCAACCAGCTCGAACTTTTCGCGCCGAAAGCTGAAACCCCAATTCCGGAGCGGGTTTATGCCCCGGACGAGCTGGTCCAGCTTTCCCACTACCAGATTGACGACTACCTGACCTGTCCGCAAAAATATAAGTTTGTCCACCTGCTTCGGGTGCCGCTCCTCCCCAACCAGCAGATCATATACGGCTCCGCCCTGCACAAGGCGGTCCAGGCTTTTTTTACCGCCAAAAAACACGGCCAGAAGTTCGGGGAAAAAGAGCTGCTTGAGGTCTTTACCCACAACTGGTCGCCCGAAGGGTTTATTTCGCGAGCTCATGAAGAACAGCGTTTTGCCGCCGGCAAAGGGGCGTTAAAAAACTTTTATGCCGAACAGAAAAAAAACAGCCGCCAGCCCGCTTTTGTTGAAGAGGAATTTTCGATAAATCAAGACAACATCCAGGTCCGCGGGCGCTATGACCTGGTTGAGCAAATGGGGGATAAGACCTATATTGTCGACTTTAAATCGTCAGATGTCCGGACCCAGGAGAAAGCGGACAAAAAAGCCAAAGAGAGCCTTCAGCTTTTGATCTACGCCCTGGCCTGGCAAAAGATGTTCGGCAAACTTCCTGACCGGCTGGAGCTCCATTTCCTGGAGACCGGATTGGTCGGTTCGCTCGAGCCAGAAGAAAAGAACCTGGAAGGGGCGTGGGAAAAAGTGGTGAAGGTGGCCGACGGGATCAGAGCGGCTTATTTTCCGCCCAAACCGGGGCCGATAGTATGTAACTACTGTGCTTACAGTGAACTCTGCTCGGCGTCGGCGGCTTAA
- a CDS encoding DNA recombination protein RmuC, producing MLDIIESLRKEVSETSTKNRQEVQQNLTQISEQLSRSLTDSSQTIQKQFAMSANIIKEVTEKLTKLDETNKQVLDFSSKLQSLENILRNPKQRGILGEYILDTLLGNVLAPGQYKAQYKFKNGDLVDFVIVYRDKLIPIDAKFSLEKYNRIMEENNETARAQLEKDFKVDLKNRIDETSKYIRPVEGTTDFAFMFIPAEGVFYNLLMYKVGTLQVSSHDLIEYAFKKHVIIVSPTTFFAYLETVIHGMRALQTEEHIKDIIKKVNELAKHLINYEEYMKKVGGSLGTTVNQYNQAYKEFGKIDKDIYKITEGESGGSVVPELLAHS from the coding sequence ATGCTGGATATTATTGAAAGTTTGAGAAAAGAAGTTTCTGAAACTTCGACAAAAAACAGGCAGGAAGTTCAGCAGAACCTGACTCAAATCAGCGAGCAATTGTCGCGCAGCCTGACCGATTCCTCTCAGACCATTCAGAAGCAATTCGCGATGAGCGCAAACATCATAAAGGAGGTCACGGAAAAGCTGACCAAGCTTGATGAAACGAACAAACAGGTTCTCGATTTCTCCAGCAAGCTCCAGAGCCTAGAGAATATCCTGAGAAACCCGAAACAACGCGGGATCCTTGGCGAATATATTTTGGATACTTTACTGGGGAACGTTCTGGCTCCCGGCCAATATAAGGCGCAGTACAAGTTCAAGAACGGCGACCTGGTCGATTTTGTGATCGTTTACCGGGACAAGCTTATTCCCATCGACGCGAAGTTTTCTCTGGAAAAATACAATCGGATCATGGAGGAGAACAATGAAACGGCCAGGGCCCAGCTGGAAAAGGATTTTAAAGTTGACTTGAAGAATAGGATAGATGAGACTTCAAAATATATTCGGCCGGTGGAAGGAACCACTGACTTTGCTTTTATGTTTATTCCAGCGGAAGGTGTCTTTTATAATTTATTAATGTATAAAGTTGGGACGCTTCAGGTCTCTTCCCATGACCTGATCGAATATGCCTTTAAAAAGCATGTCATTATTGTTTCGCCGACCACATTTTTCGCTTACTTGGAAACCGTTATTCATGGGATGAGAGCTTTGCAAACGGAAGAGCACATCAAGGATATTATTAAAAAGGTTAACGAATTAGCGAAACATTTGATTAATTATGAGGAATACATGAAAAAAGTTGGCGGCAGCCTGGGGACGACGGTCAACCAATATAATCAGGCCTACAAGGAATTTGGCAAGATCGACAAAGATATTTATAAAATAACGGAAGGGGAATCCGGTGGGTCTGTTGTTCCTGAATTATTGGCTCATAGTTGA
- a CDS encoding 16S rRNA (uracil(1498)-N(3))-methyltransferase, with the protein MHRLFVPKEEFPNISGSDLHYVKDVLRLKPGDDLELFDGHGFVYQVRIEKVSKEIITTQIIGRKKVESELKIKVTLAQALTKGQKMDFIVEKCTELGAARIIPMLTERTIPKQAKLDRWRKLAKEAAEQSGRGVIPEIVTPLQLEEVIKLGEQYELCLIPWELEKSLTLKEVLKGLPDSILLLIGPEGGFSRQEVDLAVKAGFKAVSLGKRILRSETAGLASLAAISYELEDK; encoded by the coding sequence ATGCACCGGCTTTTTGTCCCCAAAGAGGAATTCCCCAATATCAGCGGGAGCGACCTCCATTACGTTAAAGATGTCCTCCGCTTAAAGCCGGGTGACGATTTGGAACTTTTTGACGGACACGGTTTTGTCTACCAGGTCAGGATCGAAAAGGTCAGTAAAGAGATCATCACCACCCAGATCATTGGCCGAAAAAAAGTTGAGAGCGAACTCAAGATCAAGGTCACCCTCGCCCAGGCGCTGACCAAAGGGCAAAAAATGGATTTTATCGTCGAAAAATGCACCGAGCTGGGAGCGGCCAGGATCATCCCGATGCTGACCGAACGAACCATCCCCAAACAGGCAAAACTGGACCGCTGGCGCAAGCTGGCCAAAGAAGCGGCGGAACAATCCGGCCGGGGAGTTATCCCGGAAATCGTCACCCCGCTCCAGCTTGAAGAAGTTATTAAACTCGGAGAGCAATATGAGCTTTGTCTGATCCCCTGGGAGCTGGAAAAGAGTTTAACCCTGAAAGAAGTTTTAAAAGGCCTGCCCGATTCGATCCTGCTTCTGATCGGTCCGGAAGGTGGCTTCAGCCGTCAGGAGGTTGACCTGGCGGTCAAAGCCGGTTTCAAAGCGGTTAGCCTGGGAAAACGGATCCTGCGTAGCGAAACAGCCGGGCTCGCCAGCCTGGCGGCGATTAGCTATGAGCTGGAAGATAAATAG
- the dnaJ gene encoding molecular chaperone DnaJ — translation MSQDLYEVLGIAKGASADEIKRAYRNLARKYHPDVNKEAGAADKFKEINEAYQTLSDPNKRSHYDYYGQTGGQGAGGFGGGFGGFSQGDFSGAEGFGDLFDMFFGGGGRTQRTGPERGDDLRYDVRLTLEEAARGIEKEIEILHFTACATCKGTGAKPGTSPVRCKQCNGTGQVKRAQRTPLGSFMQIAPCPTCQGKGTSIDSPCPTCHGNGKEKKKHKVTVKIPAGIDSGSRLRVPGAGNAGNRGGEPGDLYIFITVDPHPRFNRDGANLYHRTSISFVQAILGDEITIPIIDGEAKLKIPAGTQPNTNLRLKEKGMPHLGRKGRGDLYVLVEVKIPEKITKEQAELLKKFKEER, via the coding sequence ATGAGCCAGGATCTCTATGAAGTTCTTGGTATCGCCAAGGGGGCGTCCGCGGACGAAATAAAGCGGGCCTACCGCAACCTGGCACGTAAATACCATCCCGATGTCAATAAAGAAGCGGGGGCCGCGGATAAATTCAAAGAGATCAACGAAGCCTACCAGACCCTCTCCGACCCCAACAAACGCTCCCACTATGACTACTATGGCCAGACCGGCGGTCAGGGAGCTGGTGGTTTTGGCGGCGGGTTTGGCGGATTTAGCCAGGGTGATTTCAGCGGAGCCGAAGGGTTTGGCGATCTTTTTGATATGTTTTTTGGCGGAGGAGGAAGGACCCAGCGGACCGGACCGGAACGGGGGGACGACCTCCGTTACGACGTCCGCCTGACCCTGGAAGAAGCGGCCAGGGGGATCGAGAAAGAGATCGAGATCCTCCATTTCACTGCCTGTGCCACCTGTAAAGGGACCGGGGCCAAGCCGGGGACCAGCCCAGTCCGCTGCAAGCAATGCAACGGGACCGGCCAGGTCAAACGGGCCCAGAGAACCCCACTGGGAAGTTTCATGCAGATCGCTCCCTGTCCGACCTGTCAGGGAAAAGGGACCTCGATCGACTCCCCCTGCCCGACCTGTCATGGGAATGGCAAAGAAAAGAAAAAACACAAAGTCACCGTCAAGATCCCGGCGGGGATCGATTCGGGCTCCCGATTAAGGGTGCCGGGAGCCGGAAATGCCGGCAACCGGGGTGGCGAACCGGGGGACCTGTATATTTTTATTACTGTCGATCCCCACCCCCGTTTCAACAGGGACGGAGCAAACCTTTATCACCGGACCAGCATCTCTTTTGTCCAGGCGATCCTGGGGGACGAGATCACCATTCCGATCATTGACGGAGAAGCCAAGTTAAAGATCCCGGCCGGGACCCAGCCAAACACCAATCTCCGACTCAAGGAAAAAGGGATGCCCCACCTGGGACGCAAAGGACGCGGCGATCTCTATGTCCTGGTCGAGGTCAAGATCCCCGAAAAGATCACCAAAGAACAGGCGGAACTGCTCAAGAAATTCAAAGAGGAGCGGTAA
- the dnaK gene encoding molecular chaperone DnaK, with protein sequence MANEKIIGIDLGTTNSCVAVMMGGEPTVVPNAEGGRTTPSIVSFLKDGSRVVGQVAKRQAVTNPEHTLSSIKRFIGRLFDEVGAELKYVPFRVMAGGKGEVKVKVDDKDYTPPEISAMVLQKMKQSAEDFLGESVKKAVITVPAYFNDSQRQATKDAGTIAGLEVVRIINEPTAAALAYGLDKKKNEKIAVYDLGGGTFDISILELGDGVFEVKSTNGDTHLGGDDFDQTIIQWLLDEFKKDQGVDLGKDRMAMQRLKEAAEKAKCELSTSTESEINLPFITADQSGPKHLVLKLTKAKLEQLVAPLIERSLIPCRKALEDAGLSTKEIDEVILVGGQTRMPKVQEAVKSFFGKEPHKGVNPDEVVAIGAAIQGGVLAGEVKEMVLLDVTPLTLGIETLGGVMTPLIERNTTIPTSKSQVFSTAADGQTSVEVHVLQGERPMAADNRSLGRFHLDGIPPAPRGIPQVEVTFDIDANGILNVKAKDKGTNKEQKITITASSGLSKDEIEKMKKTAAAHEAEDKSRKEEVETRNQADGLAYTAEKTIKDAGDKIDAPTKEKVEKAIAEVRKVLAEKDIAPIKTAFEALQKEVYEMSAKLYKEAAPPPQEEGQGKGTGGGEGTGQGEGKTVDADYEVKE encoded by the coding sequence ATGGCTAACGAAAAGATTATCGGTATCGATCTGGGGACTACGAACAGTTGCGTCGCGGTGATGATGGGGGGAGAGCCGACCGTGGTTCCAAACGCGGAAGGGGGACGGACCACCCCGTCGATCGTTTCGTTCCTGAAAGACGGCTCCCGGGTCGTCGGCCAGGTCGCCAAACGGCAGGCAGTCACCAATCCGGAACACACCCTCTCCTCGATCAAGCGGTTCATCGGCCGGCTTTTTGACGAAGTCGGAGCGGAATTAAAATATGTCCCCTTCCGGGTAATGGCCGGCGGCAAAGGCGAGGTCAAGGTCAAGGTCGACGATAAAGATTACACCCCACCGGAGATCTCCGCCATGGTCCTGCAGAAAATGAAGCAGTCTGCCGAAGATTTTCTCGGCGAATCGGTCAAGAAAGCGGTCATTACCGTCCCGGCCTACTTTAATGACAGCCAGCGCCAGGCGACCAAAGATGCCGGGACCATCGCCGGACTGGAAGTGGTCAGGATCATCAACGAACCGACCGCCGCCGCTCTGGCCTACGGTCTCGACAAGAAAAAGAACGAAAAGATCGCCGTCTATGATCTGGGTGGAGGAACCTTTGACATTTCTATTCTGGAGCTGGGCGACGGAGTATTCGAGGTCAAATCGACCAACGGCGACACACACCTTGGCGGCGACGATTTTGACCAGACCATTATCCAGTGGCTCCTTGATGAATTTAAAAAGGACCAGGGGGTAGACCTGGGCAAGGACCGGATGGCGATGCAGCGGCTCAAGGAAGCGGCGGAAAAAGCCAAATGCGAACTCTCGACCTCGACCGAAAGCGAAATCAATCTTCCTTTTATCACCGCGGATCAGAGCGGACCGAAGCATCTGGTACTTAAACTGACCAAAGCCAAGCTGGAACAGCTGGTCGCCCCATTGATCGAACGCTCCCTTATCCCCTGCCGTAAAGCACTGGAAGACGCCGGTCTGTCGACCAAGGAGATCGACGAAGTGATCCTGGTCGGCGGCCAGACCAGAATGCCCAAAGTTCAGGAAGCGGTAAAATCGTTCTTTGGCAAAGAGCCGCATAAAGGGGTCAACCCGGACGAAGTGGTCGCCATTGGCGCCGCTATCCAAGGCGGGGTCCTGGCCGGCGAAGTCAAAGAGATGGTACTGCTCGATGTCACCCCCCTCACCCTCGGGATCGAAACCCTGGGCGGGGTCATGACCCCGCTGATCGAGAGGAACACTACTATCCCGACCAGCAAGAGCCAGGTCTTTTCGACCGCCGCCGACGGTCAGACATCGGTGGAAGTCCACGTTTTGCAGGGTGAGAGGCCAATGGCGGCCGACAACCGGAGCCTGGGGCGCTTCCATCTGGACGGCATCCCTCCGGCGCCGCGCGGCATCCCTCAAGTCGAGGTCACTTTTGACATCGACGCGAACGGGATCCTTAACGTCAAGGCCAAGGATAAAGGGACCAACAAGGAACAAAAGATCACGATCACCGCCTCATCCGGTCTCTCTAAAGACGAGATCGAAAAGATGAAGAAAACAGCCGCCGCCCACGAAGCGGAAGACAAGAGCCGCAAAGAAGAAGTGGAAACCAGGAACCAGGCGGACGGGCTGGCTTATACAGCGGAAAAAACCATTAAGGACGCGGGCGACAAGATCGACGCGCCGACCAAAGAAAAAGTGGAAAAAGCGATCGCCGAAGTCCGGAAGGTCCTGGCGGAAAAAGATATCGCGCCCATTAAAACGGCTTTTGAAGCTTTGCAAAAAGAGGTTTACGAAATGTCGGCCAAGCTCTACAAAGAAGCGGCCCCGCCGCCGCAGGAAGAAGGCCAAGGCAAAGGCACAGGCGGAGGAGAAGGCACAGGCCAAGGCGAAGGGAAAACCGTCGACGCCGATTACGAAGTTAAAGAATGA
- the grpE gene encoding nucleotide exchange factor GrpE, with translation MAEETETPQQQELDETKNRLLRCLADFDNFKKRSAVEREQFAQFANEAIVADLLPIVDGLGRALDAAAKAQMNEELLKGVALVKKQLEDILGKHGLKEIEAMGKAYDPNFHEAILQKAADGPEGIVMEETQKGYLFRGRVIRPAMVIVSKNK, from the coding sequence ATGGCTGAAGAAACAGAAACTCCACAGCAACAGGAATTGGACGAGACCAAGAACCGTTTACTTCGCTGTCTGGCCGACTTTGATAACTTCAAGAAACGCTCGGCTGTTGAGCGGGAACAGTTCGCCCAGTTCGCCAACGAAGCGATCGTTGCCGACCTCCTCCCCATTGTCGACGGCCTCGGCAGAGCGCTCGATGCCGCCGCCAAAGCGCAAATGAACGAAGAGCTCCTAAAAGGGGTCGCCCTGGTCAAAAAACAGCTTGAGGATATCCTGGGGAAGCACGGGCTCAAAGAGATCGAAGCAATGGGTAAGGCTTATGACCCCAACTTTCACGAAGCGATCCTGCAAAAAGCAGCCGACGGCCCAGAAGGGATCGTCATGGAAGAAACGCAAAAAGGTTATCTTTTCCGCGGCCGGGTGATCCGGCCGGCGATGGTTATTGTTTCGAAGAATAAATAA
- the hemW gene encoding radical SAM family heme chaperone HemW: MSPSALYIHLPFCKQKCNYCDFVSYAGKEELINDYVEALVKEIEGQRHQGTKGVKTVFFGGGTPTLLDPNHFDKIISTLICHLSLDIGHSEISVEANPGTADRAKLKELRSLGINRLSIGVQSFHDRHLKTLGRIHDSKTAEVFYDDARAAGFDNINLDLIFALPDQYLNEWKKDIQQAIAMRPDHLSIYNLQIEEGTPFHQQQTTNNLQLPTEEIELAMYEYAIDCLWLTGYQHYEISNFSKPGKECRHNINYWQMGNWLGFGAGAHTHLNGKRWANPNCLETYLKGTKTEPDKIIGDQGETLFMGLRLLEGLPAEKFHGFEKEVAELINDGLLKEDQGNYKLTKQGLYLANLVFEKFV, encoded by the coding sequence ATGTCCCCCTCTGCTCTTTACATTCATCTTCCTTTTTGCAAACAGAAGTGCAACTACTGTGATTTTGTCTCCTACGCCGGCAAAGAAGAGCTGATCAACGACTATGTTGAGGCTTTGGTAAAAGAAATAGAGGGACAAAGGCATCAAGGCACCAAGGGAGTAAAAACAGTTTTTTTCGGCGGAGGAACACCAACTCTTCTTGATCCTAACCATTTCGATAAAATAATTTCGACATTAATTTGTCATTTGTCATTGGACATTGGTCATTCCGAGATATCGGTCGAGGCCAATCCCGGCACTGCCGACCGGGCCAAACTAAAAGAGCTCCGCTCGCTTGGCATCAACCGGCTCTCTATCGGCGTCCAATCGTTTCACGACCGTCACTTGAAAACCCTTGGCCGCATCCATGATTCTAAAACAGCTGAAGTTTTTTACGACGACGCCCGCGCCGCCGGTTTTGACAATATCAATCTCGACCTGATCTTTGCCCTGCCGGATCAATATTTAAATGAATGGAAAAAGGATATCCAGCAAGCGATCGCCATGCGGCCGGACCACCTCTCTATTTACAACCTGCAGATCGAAGAGGGGACCCCTTTTCACCAACAACAAACAACCAACAACCTACAACTGCCGACGGAAGAAATCGAACTTGCTATGTACGAATACGCGATAGACTGCTTATGGCTGACCGGTTACCAGCATTACGAGATCTCTAATTTTTCCAAACCCGGGAAAGAGTGCCGCCACAATATCAACTATTGGCAAATGGGAAATTGGCTGGGCTTTGGGGCCGGAGCTCACACGCATTTGAACGGAAAGCGATGGGCCAATCCAAATTGTCTGGAAACGTATCTTAAAGGAACAAAGACCGAGCCCGATAAGATAATTGGGGATCAAGGCGAAACCCTTTTCATGGGGCTCCGCTTGCTTGAAGGGCTTCCCGCCGAAAAGTTCCATGGCTTTGAAAAAGAGGTCGCGGAACTGATTAATGACGGTCTTTTAAAAGAAGATCAAGGCAACTACAAACTAACGAAGCAAGGGCTTTATCTGGCCAACCTGGTCTTCGAAAAGTTTGTGTAA